A stretch of the Musa acuminata AAA Group cultivar baxijiao chromosome BXJ2-7, Cavendish_Baxijiao_AAA, whole genome shotgun sequence genome encodes the following:
- the LOC135585567 gene encoding probable CCR4-associated factor 1 homolog 7, with translation MMSEEKVENGDVEIRDVWARNLESEIYVIRNIVGDFPFIAMDTEFPGVVVHDTGAFQELADANYQYVRANVDRLHLLQLGLTFFNAAGSLPASPDSGRPVVWQFNFREFDVGRDPSSAHSVKFLEKTGMDFKKNQEEGVDAKLFAELFIPSGTVLDDSVYWVAFQSAFDFAYLLKILTCKPLPETREGFFEILQKFFPLLYDIKRVIHLNDNFHGGLNSLATLLRIDRVGIAHHAGSDSFVTALVFLKLRGHPVVGSMENYLGLVFGLDAETAQIFSKKS, from the coding sequence ATGATGTCGGAAGAGAAAGTGGAGAACGGCGACGTCGAGATCCGCGATGTGTGGGCCAGAAACCTCGAATCTGAGATCTACGTGATCCGCAACATCGTCGGCGACTTCCCTTTCATCGCCATGGACACCGAGTTCCCCGGCGTCGTCGTCCACGACACCGGGGCCTTCCAGGAGCTCGCCGACGCCAACTACCAGTACGTCCGCGCCAACGTCGACCGCCTCCACCTCCTCCAGCTCGGCCTCACCTTCTTCAACGCCGCGGGCAGCCTCCCCGCCTCCCCCGACTCCGGCCGCCCCGTCGTCTGGCAGTTCAACTTCCGGGAGTTCGATGTCGGCCGCGACCCCTCCTCCGCCCATTCCGTAAAATTCCTCGAGAAAACCGGGATGGACTTCAAGAAGAACCAGGAGGAAGGTGTGGACGCGAAGTTGTTCGCGGAGCTCTTCATCCCCTCCGGCACCGTTCTCGACGACTCCGTCTACTGGGTAGCTTTCCAAAGCGCCTTTGACTTCGCGTACCTGCTAAAGATCCTCACTTGTAAGCCGTTGCCGGAGACTCGGGAAGGGTTCTTCGAAATCCTCCAAAAGTTCTTCCCCCTCTTGTACGACATCAAGCGCGTGATCCATTTGAATGACAATTTCCACGGAGGCCTCAACTCGCTAGCTACCTTGTTGCGGATCGACAGGGTCGGGATCGCCCACCATGCCGGCTCCGATAGCTTCGTCACGGCTCTGGTCTTCCTCAAGCTGCGGGGCCACCCCGTTGTTGGGTCCATGGAGAATTATCTCGGCTTGGTGTTTGGTTTGGATGCGGAGACtgcacagatttttagcaagaagtcatga